CCTACGACCTCGTCCTGGTCTCGGCGGGCAAGGGCGAGCTGGTGTCGATGTTCGCCCGCGACCCGGAGCGGTCCCCCTACAGCCAGCCGCAGCGCGCCCTCGCCGTCGCCTACGTCCACGGCCTGGGCCCGCGCCCGGAGCACCCGGACTTCGACGCCGTCCGCTGCAACCTGGTCCCCGGCGTCGGCGAGCTGTTCATCATGCCGACGTTCACCACCTCCGGCCGCGCGGACATCCTCTTCTGGGAGGGCATACCCGGCGGCCCGCTCGACGTCTTCAACGGCGTCAAGGACCCGGCGCAGCACCTCTCCCTGACCCTGGAACTCATGGAGAAGTTCACGCCCTGGGAGTACGCGCGCACCGGCGACGTCGAGCTGACCGACGCCGGCGGCACGCTGGCCGGCCGCTACGCCCCCACCGTCCGCAACCCGATCGGCCGTCTGCCCGGCGGCGGGCTGGTCCTCGGCGTCGCGGACGTCGTCGTCGCCAACGACCCGATCACCGGCCAGGGCTCCAACTCGGCCTCCAAGTGCGCCGCCGCCTACCTCGACTCGATCCTCGAGCAGGGCGAGAAGGAGTTCGACGAGGAGTGGATGCAGGCGACGTTCGACCGCTACTGGGCGACGGCGCAGCACGTCACCAAGTGGACCAACGCGATGCTCTCCCCGCCGCCGGAGCATGTCCTGAACCTCATCGGCGCCGCAGGGCAGCTGCCGCCGGTCGCCCACCGGTTCGCGAACGCGTTCAATGATCCGGGGGATCTGGAGAACTTCTTCTACGAGCCGGACAAGACCGGCGCCTATCTGGCGGAAGTCGCAGGGGCCTGATCGCCGTCGGGGTGCGGGGGAGTCATGTCTCGGCCCCGCGCCCCTCTGAGCGGGTCGTCCGGGCGGACGGCTCCCAGGATCGGGTTGGATGCGATCGGGGAGAGCTTGATCTGCTCGCCCGGGCGGGGAGCCTGTACGACCTTCCCGTCCCCCGCGTACATCGCCACATGCGAGGCGTCCGGGAAGTAGACGACGAGGTCCCCGGGGCGTAGCTCCTTCAGCGGGACCTTCGGCAGTCGTGCCCACTGCTCCTGGCTGGTCCGAGGGATGGGCGACCCGGCATGCCCCCACGCCTCCGACGTCAGGCCCGAGCAGTCGTAGGAGCTCGGGCCCTCCGCGCCCCACTCGTACGGCTTGCCCAGTTGCTGCTCGGCGTAGCGCAGGGCGCGGTCGCCCTCCTCGGTCGGGGTGTGCTCGCCGCCGAGCGCCCCGGAGGCCAGCAGCTGCTTCTGGTCCTCGGCGACGCCGGCCCGTTCCAGCGCGGCCAGGGCGGCGAGCTGGCCGGCCGTGAGAGACGCGAGAAGTCTTTCCACGTCGTCGAGTCGCCGGCGTACGTCGTCCCGCTCCCTCCTCTTCCGTTCCGTGAGGGTGAGCTGGTCGTCGAGGGCCGCGCGGGCCTTGCGCGCCAGCCCGTCGGCCTTGCGTTCGCTGCCTTCCAGCCGTCCCACAGTCTCGGCCCGCTCGCGCGCCAACTGGCCGATCAGATGCCCCTGGTCGAGGGCGTGCTGCGGATCGCGCGCGAGCAACAGCCGTACGTAGGGGGAGAGGCCGGTGCTGCCCTGGTACTGCTGGCGGGCCAGCCGGCCGGCCGCTCCCCGGCTCTCGTGCAGCGACAGCCGGGCCTTCGCCAGGTCGGCGTCCAGGTGTCCGGTCTCGGCCTGCCGTTGCCTGAGCTTCTCCTCGGTCGCGTTGTAGGCCTCGGTGGCCTGCTCGGCCTCCCGGTACAGCCGCTGAAGGTCCGTCAGCAGCTCGGCCATGGGCCGCCGGCCGGGCTCCGGCGCGGCGACCGCGGCGTCGGGCTCCGGTACCGCGACCGCGGCATCAGGCTCGGGTACGGCGACCGCGACATCGGGCTCCGGCGCGGCGACCGCGACATCTGGCTCCGGTACGGCGACCGCGACATCTGGCTCCGGCGCGGCCACGGCGGCCCCGGGAGCCAGGACGGCCTGAGCGGTGAACGCCGCCGTGGCGACCGTGACCGCACAGGCCAGACGCAGCAGTCTTCCTGACACGTCATCACCTCCGCTGCGGGGTGGCCCCTCCATCCCGCAGGGTGAGCATCAGCGCTGCGCGCGCGGCCCGCGCGCCGAGCGTGCGCGGTTCGGCGCAACGGCGTCACCCGTCGGCGTCATCCCGCCCGCCGCGCGGCGTGGCGTCGGGCGTGGCATGGCGCGGGCTGCCGTACGGCGTGGCGTGAGCCGTCCGGCGTCTGGCGTGAGCCGTCCGGGCGTCCGGCGGACAGGCTTAGGCGCCGGGGCCGGCGTCGGGTTTCGACCACGGCCACTTCAAGCGGCCGCCGGCCCTGCCCTCGGGGTCGTACTCGTACTTCCAGCCCTGCACCAGCCCGAGCTTCCCGCTGTGCGCGCGGGGCACGCGTCGGTAGACCAGGACGGTCGGCGGGCCGCCCGCCGGGTCGGGGACGGGGATGCGGTACGTCTTCGGCGGGTGCCCGGTCGGGCCCAGCAGCACGGGCAGGACGCGGCCGTCCATGGGCCCGCCCTCGAAGGGGGTGTCTTGGCTCTTCACGGCACCAGTGTCGATCAGGTCTGTGCGGCCAGCGCACCCCGGACCACCTCGGCGGTCTGCGGATCGCGTCCCGCGGTCACCGCGAGCACGGCCACGAACTGCTCCACCAGCCAGTCCCGCAGCTCCTCGACGGGCGGCTGCTTGTCCTCGTCGAGCCAGATCAGGGAGGCCGCCTCGACCGCCGTGATCCACATCCGCACGGTCATCCGGAGCTTCGGCCCCGGGTCGGCCACGCCCAGATGGCTGTAGATGTGCGCGGCGGCGGCCCGTCGTACGCCGTCCACGGTGGCGGTCGTACGGGAGGTCTCCACGACGCTGCCGCCCTGGAGCAGGGCGCTGAAGCCGGCGTCGTGGCGGCCCACGAAGGCGAGGTAGCGGTCCAGGGTGCGGGCGAGCCGGGGGAGGAGGGGGCCGTCGTGCGGTTCGTCGAAGCAGTGCTGGAGCTCCTCGGAGGCGGAGCGCAGCGCGGCTTCGTAGAGCTGCTGCTTGCCGCCGGGGAAGTAGCGGTAGACGAGCGGGCGGGACACCCCGGCGGCCTCCGCCACGTCGTCCAGCGAGACGTCCTCGGGGACGCGGTGCGCGAAGAGGGAGAGCGCGGCGTCGAGCAGCTGACTGCGGCGCTCCTCGACGCTGAGGCGACGGTAGGCGGGGGCGGCGGGGGTCATGACGTGCAGCGTAATCCCCCCGGCCGCGCCGATCGCCTCCGCCGGGCGTCGGTGCGGGCGTTCACGCCAACAGCCCCGACGCCCGCCACAGCCGCCGCCCGACGCCCCTCAGCACGCCGATGTCGTCCAGGAAGTCGGTCAGACGCTTCGCCCCCGTCTGCATGACCTCCCGGCGGTGGCCGCTCGCCTTGACCTGCGCCAGCGCCTCCCGTGGGTCCAGGCCTACGTTGGCGTAGACGTCCGGGTTGACGAAGGCCACCGAGAACACCCGGGCGAACTCCCCGGACGTCACCCGGGTGAACTCCTGGGACCACTTCGGCGCGGTCACCATCTGCCGGCGCAGCTCCTCACGGGCGTACCGGACGTGTCGTGCCTCCTCGACCACGTGGATGCGGGTGACGCCCCGGATCAGCGGCTGGACCCGCTCGTCCGGGAAGGTCAGCCGCTGCATCCAGTCGAGGACCTCCTCGCCGAGCAGGGTCGCGGTGAAGGAGCCGGGGGTGGTGGAGATCGTCTTGAAGAGGCGGCCGAGGTTCTGGTGGGCCCGGCTCACCGGGTACCAGGGCGTGCCGCCCTGCGCGATCAGCCGGGCGAACATCTTCGAGTGCCGGCACTCGTCCTCGATCTCGGTCAGCGCGTAGCGCACATGCGCGCTCGTCGCCGCCTTGTCGTAGATGTGCCGGACGAGCAGCTGCATGAGGATGATCTCGAACCAGATCCCGAGCGAGGCGAGTGCGGCGGCCTCGTGCCGCGACAGCAGGATCCGCTGTTCCTCGCCCATCCGCTTCCACAGCGGTGTGCCGTACAGCGACACGAGCTCCGGCGGCCAGAACCACTTGCCCTCCTCGAAGGGCGCGTCCCAGTCCAGCTCCACGTCCGGGTCGAAGGAGTGCTTGGCGGAGGACGCGAGCAGTCGCTCGGCCACCTGCTCCCGGTCCTTGAGCAGGCCCAGCGCGTCCCGCAGCCCTTCCAGCGCGTCGGCATCCGTGAGGGTCGTCGTCATGGCTCTTATGAGACTGCTTGTCAGCAAGCCCGTCAATCCCTAGGGCAGACTTCGCCGTATGGACACGACGACGAGCGGTGCGCGCGCGCACGGACCGGACGACGACCAGACCCCCACCGCCGTCCTGCGGGTGCGCAACACCGGTGCGGAACTGCTGGAGCTCACGCTGGAGCCGTACGGGAGCGACCACTGGATGCGACCCGGGGAGACCTTTGTGATCTGGACGCTCGGGGACCCGGGGGGCGAGGTGTGCGAGGTGGAGCACGAGCCGGGCCGGGTGACCGTGCACGCCGAACACCTGCCCGCCTACGTCGGGGACGCCGACGGCGACGAGATCGAGTGCGGGCACAACAGACCGGCCCCGTCGCCCTCGGTCGACCCCTTCAAGCTGAGACTTCCTTAGCGCCGTCCGGTCCTAGACCGAGCACCCCAGATCCTCGGGCACCGCGAACGCCACCGGCTCCGCCCCCTGTGCCGGGAACGA
This window of the Streptomyces sp. NBC_01275 genome carries:
- a CDS encoding styrene monooxygenase/indole monooxygenase family protein, whose protein sequence is MRKILVVGAGQSGLQLALGLQSHGYEVTLMSNRTADEIRSGRVMSTQCMFHTALQHERDLQLNFWESQAPKIEGLGVSVAAPGSHDPGPTQRAIDWVGRLDGYAQSVDQRVKMAGWMETFAQRGGQLVIHGAAVSDLDYFSRAYDLVLVSAGKGELVSMFARDPERSPYSQPQRALAVAYVHGLGPRPEHPDFDAVRCNLVPGVGELFIMPTFTTSGRADILFWEGIPGGPLDVFNGVKDPAQHLSLTLELMEKFTPWEYARTGDVELTDAGGTLAGRYAPTVRNPIGRLPGGGLVLGVADVVVANDPITGQGSNSASKCAAAYLDSILEQGEKEFDEEWMQATFDRYWATAQHVTKWTNAMLSPPPEHVLNLIGAAGQLPPVAHRFANAFNDPGDLENFFYEPDKTGAYLAEVAGA
- a CDS encoding NlpC/P60 family protein encodes the protein MSGRLLRLACAVTVATAAFTAQAVLAPGAAVAAPEPDVAVAVPEPDVAVAAPEPDVAVAVPEPDAAVAVPEPDAAVAAPEPGRRPMAELLTDLQRLYREAEQATEAYNATEEKLRQRQAETGHLDADLAKARLSLHESRGAAGRLARQQYQGSTGLSPYVRLLLARDPQHALDQGHLIGQLARERAETVGRLEGSERKADGLARKARAALDDQLTLTERKRRERDDVRRRLDDVERLLASLTAGQLAALAALERAGVAEDQKQLLASGALGGEHTPTEEGDRALRYAEQQLGKPYEWGAEGPSSYDCSGLTSEAWGHAGSPIPRTSQEQWARLPKVPLKELRPGDLVVYFPDASHVAMYAGDGKVVQAPRPGEQIKLSPIASNPILGAVRPDDPLRGARGRDMTPPHPDGDQAPATSAR
- a CDS encoding TetR/AcrR family transcriptional regulator, which encodes MTPAAPAYRRLSVEERRSQLLDAALSLFAHRVPEDVSLDDVAEAAGVSRPLVYRYFPGGKQQLYEAALRSASEELQHCFDEPHDGPLLPRLARTLDRYLAFVGRHDAGFSALLQGGSVVETSRTTATVDGVRRAAAAHIYSHLGVADPGPKLRMTVRMWITAVEAASLIWLDEDKQPPVEELRDWLVEQFVAVLAVTAGRDPQTAEVVRGALAAQT
- a CDS encoding diiron oxygenase, whose amino-acid sequence is MTTTLTDADALEGLRDALGLLKDREQVAERLLASSAKHSFDPDVELDWDAPFEEGKWFWPPELVSLYGTPLWKRMGEEQRILLSRHEAAALASLGIWFEIILMQLLVRHIYDKAATSAHVRYALTEIEDECRHSKMFARLIAQGGTPWYPVSRAHQNLGRLFKTISTTPGSFTATLLGEEVLDWMQRLTFPDERVQPLIRGVTRIHVVEEARHVRYAREELRRQMVTAPKWSQEFTRVTSGEFARVFSVAFVNPDVYANVGLDPREALAQVKASGHRREVMQTGAKRLTDFLDDIGVLRGVGRRLWRASGLLA